In Deltaproteobacteria bacterium, one genomic interval encodes:
- a CDS encoding zinc ABC transporter substrate-binding protein yields MFASILPQKYFVQQIGRDLVDVQIMVRPGANPATYEPKPRQMAALSQARIYFAIGVPFESAWLQKIAATNPGMKVVHTDYGIEKLVMAVHGHENETGKRHEKEDWEHAGLDPHIWLSPPLVKVQARTILTALQEADPQHAGIFADNFQAFAARIDALDDELKKDFAGRQGLKFMVFHPSWGYFAQAYGLEQVPIEIEGKSPKPAHLKALIENARKDGILVIFVQPQFSTKSAGLVAREIGGQIVFADPLSDDWLENLRRVATKFIEALK; encoded by the coding sequence GTGTTTGCCAGCATCCTGCCGCAGAAATATTTCGTGCAACAAATTGGCAGGGACCTGGTGGATGTTCAGATCATGGTCCGACCGGGCGCCAACCCGGCCACGTACGAGCCCAAACCCAGACAGATGGCCGCCCTTTCACAGGCGAGGATCTATTTCGCCATTGGTGTACCCTTCGAAAGCGCCTGGTTGCAAAAAATTGCCGCCACCAACCCCGGTATGAAAGTGGTCCATACGGATTACGGCATCGAAAAGCTTGTCATGGCGGTTCATGGCCATGAAAATGAAACGGGAAAGCGCCACGAAAAAGAGGATTGGGAGCATGCCGGTTTAGACCCGCACATCTGGTTATCGCCGCCGTTGGTGAAGGTCCAGGCCCGCACCATACTGACGGCGCTTCAGGAGGCCGACCCGCAACACGCGGGCATCTTTGCCGACAACTTCCAGGCATTTGCAGCGCGAATCGACGCTCTGGACGACGAACTGAAAAAGGATTTTGCAGGCAGGCAGGGTCTCAAGTTTATGGTTTTCCACCCATCCTGGGGATATTTTGCCCAGGCTTACGGACTCGAGCAGGTGCCCATCGAAATCGAAGGCAAGTCGCCCAAACCCGCCCATTTGAAAGCGCTTATCGAAAATGCCAGGAAAGACGGAATCCTTGTCATTTTTGTTCAGCCCCAGTTTTCCACCAAAAGTGCCGGACTCGTTGCCCGGGAAATCGGCGGCCAGATAGTCTTTGCCGATCCGTTGTCCGATGACTGGCTGGAAAATCTTCGCAGGGTGGCAACAAAATTTATCGAGGCTTTAAAATAA